The genomic interval CATAAACAGCCTGCTGGATAAAGCGGAAGATCCTGAAAAAATGTTGACCCAAATGATTTCTGATCTGGAAGACCAGAAACGCCAGGCCAAGGAACAGATTGCTCATGCTCTGGCAGACCAGAAACGTCTTGAACGGGATCTGGTGAAGGAAAAGGAAGAAGTCCAGAAATGGGAACAAAAAGCGATTCTGGCGATTCAGCACAACAAGGACGATCTGGCCAAGGAAGCACTGGTTCGCAAAAAAGAGCATGAACAGAGATCCATGGAGTTTGAAAAACAGGTTCAGTTGCACACCAGAAACACAGATGCTTTGCGTGATGGATATCAGAAACTGGAAGATAAAATTGAAGAAATCAAACGCAAAAAAGGGTTGCTGGTGGCAAAACAAAAACAGGCTCAGGCCTCGCAACAACTTTACCAAACCCTGGAAGGAATGGGAACAAACTCTGGCGGCGCGATTGCGACTATTGATCGGATGGAAGAAAAAGTTGAACAGATGCAGGCTAAATCAGAAGCGTATCAGGAACTGTCGCTGGACTCTGGAAAAGACAGTCTGGA from SAR324 cluster bacterium carries:
- a CDS encoding PspA/IM30 family protein, which gives rise to MNMFTRFWNVIRSNINSLLDKAEDPEKMLTQMISDLEDQKRQAKEQIAHALADQKRLERDLVKEKEEVQKWEQKAILAIQHNKDDLAKEALVRKKEHEQRSMEFEKQVQLHTRNTDALRDGYQKLEDKIEEIKRKKGLLVAKQKQAQASQQLYQTLEGMGTNSGGAIATIDRMEEKVEQMQAKSEAYQELSLDSGKDSLEKQFAELGSPTSGSVEMELLELKKRAGLLEHKNS